In one Acipenser ruthenus chromosome 10, fAciRut3.2 maternal haplotype, whole genome shotgun sequence genomic region, the following are encoded:
- the LOC117403489 gene encoding protein-associating with the carboxyl-terminal domain of ezrin-like, translating to MGSESSALKSCTLEEPLLTLPSGLTIYPAVLEDRKLVSVFVYKQENEDKVNKAAKHLKTLRHPCLLRFLSCTVVADGIHLVTERVQPLELVLESLSAEEICAGIYDILQALVFLHDRGKSSHNNVCISSVFVSEDGHWKLGGMETVCKFSEASPEFLTNIRTVREQNAIPPEEKAEGFKTLPDKNGHARDAYSFGGMVENFLPMLSDYVSEELATGFQCTLRSNFLNPDPSARLPLCSLLSHNFFRNEFLEIVNFLKSLTLKTEEEKNEFFKFLLDRVQTLPEELIATRLAHKLLNPLVFAEPIAVKGFLPHLLMPKKDPVGSSQDCLLSVSLYRKHVIPQLLKLFKVHEEHVRIALLSHIELYAELFSHDDLKNQILPQVLLGMRDTNDCLVAMTLQSLAVLVPLLGAEVVVGGGRTKVFKRTTPNFTTDATPESSPVHVINSLKTLVFQPSKNTRKLHSKLSETKELVLGNMASLEQAELSAHLQVPAKTGRKPDMKLSLNGYTDKSAVAIVGEEDEQKIARTVEEWPDWSDAEETEKEKIVEIHICSEESQIRDSNHISKAEPWDDFETYSKVSKNTDNLSTFTSTLDATSEISQSSEPTRQSNTLKLSSAQKTRSENTLDSGTNVWNQNQVSPLETQQLPMKPHPVKKTSGAGLGEEFTIDIKKKPEKDPELDFFADMIPDIKLSSAALLVIPERTAPAEIDTSLNMLASKFAADLTETDAAGWGDDDDLNWEDENNW from the exons ATGGGTTCAGAGAGCAGTGCTCTTAAGAGCTGCACATTGGAAGAACCCCTTCTGACACTGCCATCTGGACTCACAATCTACCCGGCTGTCTTGGAGGATCGAAAGCTTGTCTCAGTCTTTGTATACAAGCAAGAAAATGAGGATAAGGTCAACAAAGCTGCCAAG CATCTGAAAACCCTGCGCCACCCCTGCCTGCTGCGCTTCTTGTCCTGTACTGTTGTAGCTGATGGGATCCACTTGGTGACGGAGCGCGTTCAGCCCCTGGAGCTGGTGCTTGAGAGCCTCTCTGCAGAAGAAATCTGTGCCGGGATCTACGACATATTACAAGCGCTAGTCTTCCTTCATGACCGA GGTAAATCAAGTCACAATAATGTGTGCATCTCATCAGTCTTTGTGAGTGAAGATGGCCACTGGAAGCTTGGAGGAATGGAGACAGTTTGCAAATTCTCAGAAGCTTCCCCTGAG TTCCTAACCAACATTCGGACTGTGAGAGAACAAAATGCTATTCCACCTGAGGAAAAG GCTGAAGGCTTTAAGACTCTGCCTGACAAAAATGGACATGCTCGAGATGCCTATTCGTTTGGAGGAATGGTCGAAAACTTTCTGCCAATGCTGAGTGATTATG TTTCTGAAGAGCTGGCAACAGGCTTCCAGTGCACCCTTCGGAGTAACTTTCTGAACCCTGATCCTTCAGCTCGGTTACCCCTTTGCAGCCTTTTGTCCCACAATTTTTTCAG GAATGAATTCTTGGAAATCGTGAACTTCCTGAAGAGCTTGACTTTAAaaactgaagaggaaaagaaTGAATTTTTCAA ATTTCTCCTGGACAGAGTTCAGACACTGCCTGAGGAGCTGATTGCTACTCGACTTGCCCATAAGCTGTTGAATCCGTTGGTATTTGCGGAGCCTATAGCAGTCAAAGGTTTCCTTCCCCATCTCCTCATGCCAAAGAAAG atcCAGTTGGTAGCAGCCAGGATTGCCTCCTGTCGGTGTCTCTTTACCGTAAACATGTAATCCCCCAGCTGCTGAAACTCTTTAAAGTTCATGAGGAGCATGTTAGGATTGCATTGCTATCCCACATTGAATTATATGCTGAACTTTTTTCACATGATGATCTTAAGAACCAGATACTAccacag GTGTTACTTGGAATGAGAGACACTAATGATTGCCTTGTAGCTATGACCCTCCAGAGCTTGGCAGTGCTAGTACCCTTGCTTGGAGCTGAGGTAGTAGTTGGTGGAGGAAGAACAAAGGTCTTCAAACGTACAACGCCCAACTTCACAACAGATGCCACACCTGAAA gttcTCCGGTTCACGTTATTAATAGCTTGAAAACACTGGTGTTCCAGCCATCAAAAAACACAAGGAAGCTGCATTCAAAACTGTCTGAAACAAAAGAGCTAGTCCTGGGAAACATGGCTTCCCTGGAGCAAGCGGAGCTGTCTGCACATCTTCAAGTGCCAGCTAAAACCG GTAGGAAACCTGATATGAAATTGTCATTAAACGGTTATACTGACAAAAGTGCTGTTGCCATTGTTGGCGAGGAGGATGAGCAAAAGATTGCTAGGACTGTGGAAGAATGGCCAGATTGGAGTGATGCTGAagagacagaaaaagagaaaatTGTAGAAATACATATTTGTTCTGAAGAAAGCCAGATAAGAGATAGCAACCATATCAGCAAAGCTGAACCTTGGGATGACTTTGAGACGTATAGCAAGGTTTCGAAAAATACAGACAATCTTTCTACTTTTACGTCAACATTAGACGCAACAAGTGAAATCAGCCAATCTTCTGAACCCACAAGGCAATCCAATACCCTGAAGCTCAGTTCAGCACAAAAAACAAGATCTGAGAACACCTTAGATTCCGGGACCAATGTCTGGAACCAGAATCAGGTATCACCACTGGAGACACAACAGCTCCCCATGAAACcacatccagtaaaaaaaacttcAGGTGCTGGTTTAGGAGAAGAATTCACAATAGACATAAAAAAGAAGCCAGAGAAAGATCCTGAACTGGACTTCTTTGCAGACATGATTCCAGATATTAAATTGTCTTCTGCAGCATTGTTGGTTATACCTGAAAGGACAGCACCAGCTGAGATTGATACATCACTAAACATGCTTGCATCAAAGTTTGCTGCTGATTTGACTGAA acaGATGCTGCAGGATGGGGAGACGATGATGACCTAAACTGGGAAGATGAGAACAACTGGTGA
- the LOC131738104 gene encoding toll-like receptor 6, giving the protein MTLDLSHNSMATILRHDFSGVTWKLYLQFNQIRAVDPEAFQDNLELEYLDVSNNRLSDISTLPFRNLPALNHLDITSNIDTDIILGPQFSSLQNLQTVKLVNPQISSLKENSFQELVPLKEFHLITGDFREYEHSLKSLDGLEKITLESQQIYSSNFFQEYSLFPPCLRPFPSLRSLVINNNTFEDLQKHSIRTSNLKQLMNMSASCNTISVQSSEACLWTERLKNWNLKGNILQSNVFDCLPASLEIMDLSLNSITVVSNIEKMRNLKELYLTGNQIFSLQLSPLPALRILHADENKKVMSPRVCSKL; this is encoded by the exons ATGACCCTGGACTTGTCTCACAACAGCATGGCAACAATACTTCGACATGATTTCTCAGGTGTCACCTGGAAGCTCTATCTACAGTTTAATCAAATCCGTGCTGTAGATCCTGAGGCTTTTCAAGACAACCTAGAGCTGGAGTATCTGGACGTTTCAAACAACAGGCTGAGTGATATTTCCACCTTGCCCTTTAGAAACCTGCCAGCTCTGAATCATCTGGATATCACCAGCAACATTGACACAGACATTATCTTAGGACCTCAGTTTAGCAGCCTTCAAAACCTCCAGACCGTGAAGCTTGTCAATCCTCAAATTTCTTCCTTAAAAGAAAACAGCTTCCAAGAACTTGTCCCTCTGAAGGAATTCCATCTTATTACAGGAGACTTCAGGGAATACGAGCACTCTCTGAAATCCCTCGATGGACTTGAGAAGATCACTCTGGAG AGTCAGCAGATCTATTCTTCCAATTTCTTTCAAGAATATTCGTTGTTTCCACCCTGTCTCAGACCATTCCCTTCTTTGCGATCATTAGTGATTAATAACAATACATTTGAAGACTTACAGAAACATAGCATCAGAACATCTAATTTAAAGCAACTGATGAACATGTCTGCTAGCTGCAACACAATAAGTGTGCAATCCAGTGAAGCATGCCTTTGGACAGAAAGACTAAAAAATTGGAACTTGAAAGGCAATATCCTCCAGAGTAATGTCTTTGACTGCCTCCCTGCCTCATTAGAGATCATGGATTTGAGCCTCAACAGCATCACTGTAGTTTCTAATATTGAAAAGATGAGAAACTTAAAAGAGCTCTACTTGACTGGTAACCAGATATTTTCCTTACAACTGTCCCCTTTGCCCGCTTTGAGAATCCTTCATGCTGATGAGAACAAAAAAGTCATGTCACCACGAGTATGCTCAAAGCTTTAA